TATGTTAATAAAGTGATCACATTATCATTGTAAATAGAACCAAAATAATGTATAGATAATAAATCGTTGAAGTGGGAGCTTCATTTGTCGCTGGGCATTTAATACTCCAAAATGTTGTGCTCaaagttcttatttttattggacCAAGAGaatatgaaatataaatataattttactattttattgtTTCATGTAAAGGTATATATCAAAAAAAgtgttaattatttttttagtaaataaTTACCTAAATTAAAGGTGCCAACAGAAAAATTAGTATATCCTCCGACGACAGATTCCTCATCACGTGCCCTTTTGCATGCACCGTCCGCCACCGTAGCTGCTCCGCCGGCCACCACGTGAGCCAGAGCTgacatctctctctctactaAATCCAAAATCCAACGCATTGCTAATCATCCCATCATCAAATAAATCATTAATTCCCTCCCTTTTTTTACCTCCATTTTTTCTTGAATTCGCCACCTTCAaagattaaatataaatttcctaaatgtagtactactatatctCAAATCTCAATCAAATATATAACTAGGGAAGTGAATTCTTTTATATGTAGTTTCTAGtggaattaattaaaaagaagtGGAGGGTCACTGTGAAGGGTGGGgtttattctttttttagttcTAGGGCATTATTTACATTCCATAATTCTTCTtggctttttttaaatttcggaTTTAGGAGCGACGCATGAAGGTCATGCGTCGTTGTTaaatgaaacgcatgaccgtGCTGCGTTTTAGGTAAAACGCATGACCCTAAtgcgtttttcaatttttttatgttattaaaCGACGCATGACACAcatgcgtcttagggtaaaATGCATGACCCTAATGCGTCGCTTGTTTAAACATAACGACGAGAAACAGAGGCAGAAGCTCATTTCAGcgtgagagaaagagagaaaagggGCAGGCGATTTCTTGGGTGATTTCCGGCGATTTCCCCTTATCTTTCGGTAAGTTTTGTTCAATCTTTCAGCATTCCTCCTTTATtcgttgtttattgcatattttgtgtaGGTTTTTGGTGATTTTATAATTAGGGTTTATGAAGAAATTGTTCAATTAGTTCGATgatttgttgttttgtgaattgtAATTAGTTTTTATTGATGATATGCAAGCAATTGATCCAATTATTGAGAGTTCTAATGAATTTATGTGGAAGAGAAGAACTACCTCTGCAAAGTTGTATAAAGTTCTGATTCAGGCGTACAAAgttctgattttattttttgaattatctaATTGATTGGTGAAACTGTGTAATGAACACAAATAAGGCTTTAATTGTTAGTAATTTATCTACGAGGAATGAGTAATGAATTAGGCAGTCGTTCTTCTATGCTCTCTCTCTGGGGTTAGGGTTAAGTGCTTGGTTACTAACTATTTCTATTGGCGGCAACATGTTACTCTTGGTTACTAATTAttgttttgtgaatatcttgtagGATTAGATGGCAACTTCAAGTTCTACATGGCAATTGTTATATGGACTTGAAGATCCGTCAGTTCTATATCTTCAGAAAAAACACATATCAAATAAACTACTGACGGATGACACAACACATATTTTCAAAGTTCGCCGTACTGAAAGTAAGATATGGGATGTGGATATTCATGCCGATGTGAGACATTGGCTTAACATGTTTGGTTTCCGAGGCGTGATGGAATGTGTGAAGTCGATGAAGGTCGACAACGAGCTTATCACAGCTTTGGttgagcgttggaggccggAGACGCACACTTTCCATCTACCGGTTGGAGAGGCGACAGTCACCTTAGAAGATGTGCAAGCGCTGTGAGGCTTGAGAGCAGACGGTCGTGTTTTCATAGGCCGTGATCATCATGTCGGATTTACCGATTGGCCCAGCAAGTGCCgagatttgttgggatggatacccgATACACAATCAGAGACAAAGCAAGGTGGTATGCTGATGACCGCTCTGATCAATCAAACGAGGATACCTTTGGGTGATGGCCTACCTACTAATGTCTACATCCAAAGGGCACGTATCCATGCCCTAATCCTATTAGGAGGACTCATTCTACCTGACACGACGGGGTGTAAGGTTCCTTTTATGTGGCTGAATGCATTTGAGGATCCGGACGAGGTGCACGATATTAGTTGGGGAAGTGCGGATTTGTCGTACTCTTATCATTATCTGTACGAGGCTTCCATTGATAAGAGGAAAGAGTTGGGTGGGCTTGTGATGCTTCTGCAgctatgggcgtgggaaagaatgcccacattgaggCCGTCGTTTGTAGTAGCGCTCGTGCACGAGCCGTATAGCCATGTAGAGCCAGGTgatatatttaatcatttatttgtttatgtatctTGGGTTctttttttcatcaattttatttataggtGGAAAGGAACTACACAAACAGGAAATGCTCCTAGATTTTCGGTGGAGCATTACCTTGATCAAATATCCTTGATTAGACCTGGCCAGGTGAATTTTATTATGATGTTGACTTAATTGatgaatttattatgaagttaatttagCGTTTTCATTGTTGGTTTGTAGTTTTTGTGGATGCCATATGCAGATTGCATACTGCCTAACTACTGCAATGATGTGAATGGATGTTCCATGTACGACACTTATTTGGTGCGTTAGGCCTATGTCGAAGCGCAAGAGGCTATACGAGTGCACAGAAAATTTAATCGGTACTAGGATATTCCTCAATTCGTAGATAGGATGCTAAAAACGCCGATCATTTGGGTAAAAATGATCGGCGCGATAAGAAGGGTAATAATTGGGAAAACACGCATCAGTTCTACATTGGGGAGTGGGACATGAGGTATGAAAGGTTCCAGGAAACTGTAGACGCCGCAATGATGTCCATGAACATTCCATTGACTCCGGGGTATATGGCATGGTATAACAGGATTACAGTGACGTACCTGACTCAACCTGGGGTACTGTCAACTGCTGGGATGAACGAGTCGGCTTCTTCGATGAGATTACTTGtaagtttgttatattaaacTATATGTTTTCATGTGTTACAGATTGTTTCGTATTGATatttgtatgatttttttttatctaggtTGAGGGTTTTCAGCAGGTTTGGCATTTGACTACTGAACAAGAAATGGACCCAAGAATGCGACAGATTCGCGAAATTGCTAGCCATGTCCTTCAGTCTACGAACCACGCCGATGTCATGGAGTACCCGACTTCCCAACACCAAGATGTGGTCATAACTTATGAACCACAAGTAATTCCACCACGTCGTTGAGTGAGTGGTGTTCGGAATGGTGGACACGGTTTCACAAAACAGTTTAGGATGTCGCAGCCGCATCCCGATTATGTGGTACCAGAGCCTATGAATCCAGAGCATGACCCACCTTCGTGGTCTTTCTATCCGACGCATGTGTCTCAATCACAGTGAGCCTAATTGGCAAGATGAGCTGCGATGGAGTGGAGCCCGAGCATCAGTCGATTCATTCTTCAAAAATTATCAGTTTGTGGCTCCTGTAcgagttgaagaagaagatgatgatgaaggagaagaagaaaatgaaggagaagaagaaaatgatgaaagagAAGTAAAATGAGGCAGAAGAGGTTGTTCAGAACACCCATGTCCAACCTACACCAGTTGTGGAGGGTTCATCAAGCACCGGGGTTGGGAAGTACATGGACAAAATGATAAAGAGATATTCAACCAGGAAGAATAAGGGGATTGAACCGTCGAAATACACCCCATCGTCATATAAGTAGCTCATTTTGGAAGGATGTAATGTTATCTTTTGTGAACTTGTTTTTCATTATATATTGATGTTTTGATACTTGATTAACAGGTTTTTGGTGACATATTTTAAGATGAATTCTTGcaaaagttttaaaaataatcaacTGTTGTCAGCAAAAAATTTCAAGTTACGTGTAATCATTCTTCCAAAACTTCCATTTCCTAAACATAACTATTTTCTTATTTGTCTAGTTTAACAATGATCACGTGCATATAAATATACTAGCACACATATAATTAACAACCACagtaactaaataaaaaaaagtggtttaaatactcaaaatcaaaatcaaataacaaAGCTAGgagaaaaaatatagtactactattcaaATTATATTGTCAAATATTTAggctaaatttttttataagaatGTCTTTTTTGGTGCAACCATATGCAAAGATTTCAACAAAATATGACAAGAATCTACTTCATAAAGATAATAATGAGTCAATTACTATAGTATTGAAGGCTCAAAGCTCAATTACTCAACCAATCCATCCCAAAATGAGAAAACCATTATATAAAAAAGGTCCAGCAAGATAAAGGCAACAACTTGCTTTTTATCCAACCGCAGTAAAAACACTGTCTTCAC
This DNA window, taken from Salvia splendens isolate huo1 chromosome 18, SspV2, whole genome shotgun sequence, encodes the following:
- the LOC121776705 gene encoding protein MAIN-LIKE 1-like, coding for MATSSSTWQLLYGLEDPSVLYLQKKHISNKLLTDDTTHIFKVRRTESKIWDVDIHADVRHWLNMFGFRGVMECVKSMKVDNELITALVERWRPETHTFHLPVGEATVTLEDVQAL